In the Arachis stenosperma cultivar V10309 chromosome 8, arast.V10309.gnm1.PFL2, whole genome shotgun sequence genome, ACACGTTTTTCTCGTTGTCTGGTACCACCTAGATAGTGATTTTAGTTTCAGCTTAGTAGCATTAACAACGTGTATCGCTTGCTATGGGAGAAATAAAATAGATCTTGCTCTTCCAAAAATTGCATTTCATACTAGTTTAATCAAGGGATTCTAAAAATACACAAAAGAATATTCCGATTCTGATTTGATTAACTAGTGTTCGATATGGCAATGAAATTAAGATACTGACACTTACAAAAGAATGATATGATATGATCTTATTAAGTAATCTATCTTACACAACTAAAATAAGCTACTAAATTACAACTTGCAAGtctagaatatatatatatggtaacTACTTTTgtaaagatgtcaaaaacatctTCGCATGATGATCTTTATTTAAAAAGTGtaacttatttatttaataacaCTTTAAATAAAAGTAACATTTTTacttcaaataaaaattaagtCCTATAAACTATCATccaataatcaaaataaaatatctttacatgataataatcataaaatcTTCATTGGAATAGCCacctatatatgtatataaataaaaaagccTTAGACCTATGAAGActataacaatatatatttGTTGGAGGGGGCAACTATATCTTTTACAAAGACTTTATAATGAAACAATGATGGAGAATTCTATCATCATCACCATAAATAGAAAGACACAAGAAAAAGAACTAGTTGAATACTACTTTCCCAAATATTCAGTTTTTCACTGTTCAATTGAAGAAAGAAATCCCTGCTAGTCCATGGTGCAAAAGATTATGAGCAATTGCATCCCTTGCCTTCATGGAAGTCATGGATCTAAGAGCTACCTGAGGCACCATTTCATCATCCACAAGATGAAACTTGAGATCAGGATCCATCTCCTCATCCCTCAGCTCACAAATATTATGCAAAACACAACAAGCCCCAAGAAGAACAGGCAAATCCTGAAGCTTGACCTCAGTCCTCTTCTGCAAGCAGCACCACCTACTCTTCAACCTCTCAAAAGCATCCTTAGCAATCTTCTGAACCTCTCCAATCTTGTCATTGAAAGCATGCTGTGTCCAAGTCAAATTATGCTGACTATAAGGCACCAAAACCCAATCCATCAAAGGGTACCCTGAACCTCCAACAATCCAAACACCCTTAGGTAAACCCCCATTATTAGCTCTCTGAAAAAGTGCAGACTTTTCCAAAACCTGATCATCATTCATTGAACCAGGCcaaccaatgcaaacatcagtGAAAACCCCTTTGGGATCAACAACACCCTGAACAGTGATAGAGTAACTAGTCTTCTGGTTCCTCTCAGTGTGCTTCTTGTTGAAATAAGCAGCAACACTGATCTTTGGGGCAATAATGGGAACATGTGATGTGTACATAGATCCCACAACATTGGGAATCCCTGAAACAGATTCAAACTCATTCTTCAGCTTCCTCAAAGATTCCTCATTGGGCCACTGCAAATACTTTGGCATAAGAACCGTTTTGATGGCGCTGCAAACCTCAAGAACAAGCTTATGGCAAGTTGAGATTCCCAAACCGAACCTTTTCGAAACGATTCTCAGAGGGTCACCGGTGGCCAGCCTCCACAGGCAAACCGCCACACGCTGCCGTACCGGAATCGCGTTCCTCAAGGTGGTGTCTTCTTTGGCGATCACCGAATTGAGCTCGTCGCAGATCGAATCGAACGTTGCTCTTCCCATTCTGAACGCTTTTCTGAACTCTTGTTCGGGGAATTCGGGGCTGTTGCATTCGTCCCACCACGCTCCGGAACGGTCCTTCACCCACAGCCGCCCTGGCGTGGCACGTGGCTTTTTTCTCCTGGTTGGGTGGGATTGTTCTTCGATGTCGGAGTAGTAATTGTGGCGGTTCTTggtcttcttcttattcttattcttgttcttcatttgaAGGAGTGTGGAATGGAGGAAGGTTGTTTGGATTTTCATAGAATGCAATAAAACACAAGTGTCAAAAGTGATGGAACAGAAATATAGCTTAGAGATTATGACTCTTATTATTCGTGTCAAAAGTCAAAACTCAAGAGTATCATTGTGTGAACGCTATCATTCATATCACTAATACAGTAACACGAATGTACAATGATAAAAGTGTGGATAATAGAATGAAAAAGTACGGGCAaccaataaaatatttgtataatgtgtACAATAGAGGTTTAGGGagtattagaaatataattattagtgttaccTCTTTTTATTAGCTGAAGTTTATGgaatgagtggtatcatgataTGGTATTAGAGCGCTAAATTTGAAAGGTCAGAATTCGATCTTTGATAAATCCCAAAATCAGTTTAAACTTTTGGAAAGATACATTGTATAAATAGTCTATTGTCTCCCTAACAAAATCCTAATAGAATTTATAGTTTTTAATCGCTAATTTTATATCGATATTTAAAGGTGtggattaaaaatatattattaaattattaaattaaaaaaattaaatttattgttaaaaataatgataaaaaaataattaatttcaataGTCTTAAATATTTCTCTTATGATACCCATTGTGATTATAATAAAGCGGGTACTCCTAACTAAATTTTTCagcttttttttaaaaaaaaattatatttgtgtTTAGAAATGacattattatttaaatatgtgAGTAAAGATAATAATATGTCAAATTAAATCGGGTTTTGTTTTTAATGAATTtactttatattataaataaatggTCTAAATTTAAGTATATTGTTTTTTATAGGGTCTTTTTTTTAGGTTTGAGTCAAGTCTGTTTAAAGTTGAACATGTCACGAgcttatttaaaaaaacttattttttgaattataactcaaaacaataaatttaaaatatctaaattgATACTAAATGTATTCTACAATTTATAATTCATAATTTGTAAAACATAATTCGTttatacattcatcatgagtcacatatcaaaattatatttacaatttatacatttttttaaataaaaaatttacaatcTTTACTAGTCTTAactattgattttttttattttgtgtttaccataaatgaataattaaaagtctaaactaaaaataatttatttttacaaaaaaatattttgacgaGTCGGCCGAACGAGTCTTTAAGACTTTTTTAAGTCTATGTCCTGACCTTTTTTAACTAAtaggtttttcaaaaaaatccaagtcagacataattaataaaatgagACAAACTGAGTTTAAAACGAGCCGAATCACGGTTTATCGTCGAATAGCCCGATCCACTTTCATTCCTATCTGTTCGGGATAAGTTTTTAGCAGGACAGGTCCTTCAGCGGAATGGGACGAAGTCGGATTTAGGTAATACCCGATTCTACCCATcttagtatatatataatatatataaaataattagtaaattgattaataatattgtattatttttaagtgtttactttaatttatgttatatatgtgatgatggttatataaattttaaaatttaattttatttattaaattttaataattataagaGCGTGGTGGATATCTGCGAAAATGAGTGGTTAGGATTCAACTTTTATTACTTATAAGTAAGAGCGAAACAGATTCTATACGAATTATTATAAAACAGGACAGAATCAAAGTTAGATATAAGATATAAATTCGTCCATACTCGTCTTATTATCACTCCTATTTGTATGtatgaattttaaataatttagttaaattttatgatataataatatataattaattattgatttcaTGCTTGGTTTATAATATcattctaaaaatattattaaaaaaaactctTATCTGTACCAATTTGGAAAAAAGAAAATGGTAGGTAATTTGCATTGATAATGATAACAAAGCTGGGTTAGGGGAGGGAGCAAGTGTGAACAGGATTTAGGGATGAGCATTATTTTCTTCAGAATGGAGTGCCATTGCCATTTGGATTCGGCGCTGTTAGGTACAGGATGATTGGagatttagatatttttttccaaccttttataaaatttttatttatttatttcaaaattccCATAAACAGGGGCAGAGGTTAGTGTTAGAAAAGTGGGGTAATAACCctccaaattaaaaattttaatatataaaaattactaatttttatattaatctccatttaattttaatttttctttttttagaattatatttttatatgaaccCTCTTAAAAATGATTCTAATTCTGTCAAAGAATTGTTCTAATTCCCTCCATGTCTGTGAGTAAAATATATTAGTAGAACTCACCAAATAGTATTTTGTATAAGTCTTTTTTCTGAGTGAATATCTCACTCGATCattgataattattttaaaaggattacaaaatttaaaaaaaaaattaatctaattttttattttttttattgattaatttttGTGCCAAAAATAATATTCAAAGACTAatcaatttcataaaaataaaattcatagactaaattaaatatttttttgataaaaaatttcGATATATTTCGAAATAATTGTGAAAATTatttagttttttctttttttaagcTAAGTAATGGCACAGGAGACAATACGAGGTGGGGCCTCATGGGTCCTACATTGATACCCTAAAGTCAACAATATAAACTACTTTTGACCATTTGTCTTTCCAAACATCTAGAGTGGCTAACAAGCAATAACCTACACTTAATTATGGTTGGATTAATGATGCCATGCCATGCCATGCATGCATTGGCTTCAAGAAAAAACCAAAACAAATAAAGAGAATAACCAAGGAAGGGAACTACATACAATATGCATTTAATTTCCTCTACACATTATTCATTGAACTGTTTTACGGATCTGATGAATTGCTTGTCACTCAAACTTGGGTCTTTATACAATTAATTAGGGATGGAGTAAAAACAATATAATAATCATAGAGTATACAGTTGACACCAGTGGCGGAGCTTAGTTCAGACAAGGGGTGGCCATGGCCCCCccaaacttttattaaaaaaattagtaatactttttcaaaaaataaaaaatagttcagttggttcaaatattttattatgacttaaaatacCAAAGTTCAATTTTCATCTCATATTGAATTTGGACTGAATTGAGTTTATTCGCATTTCACAACTCTCTATTCAATAAGCAATACTCCCTCTACCTTTgagtttaaatataaaaaattatgtattttttatttatataatttaatattattttatattttactgtttatttaatttaattttttatatgataaaaaatattagaatattcaataaatattgatattattgtatttctataaattgataaaaaaaattcaataaatattattgttcataccctggcccaatgataagggcccaggtccaatttAAAGGCCTAATCCAATAAATTAAGCCTTACTAAACGCCGGCCTTCATATACGAAGTCGGTGCCAACCACGACTTGGTCTGAAGAGGTCGgatgtgagattagctggcagataaacactcattcaaatgagtaaccgcccctaaaatctctctaaccgcctcataaagccatatcttaacctccccaagataatagggacggttaccaccctaaagatacggcactacaccaacggtggttattggctcaccattataaatacactgacacccctcaggtatctctaagtccaatactctctaagacctgcttacactcttgctaacttaggcatcggagtgtctttgcaggtaccaccccccattcacacgcgagcacaagtcggacggagcctcccgagttgcggacctacCCGGAGTTCTCCTCTATCACACACTTGGGCCGCCAAACGCCATCTGTcgtattaatctccggttacctaccgtaacattggcgccgttgccggggacccgcgAGATCATCCCACGATGGCAGATAGATCCCATGAAGAAGGCCATGTCGAAACAGATTCTGAATAAGAGAATCTAGACATGGGAAATGGCAATGAAGACAACGACCAGCACAGAGAAggtacctccggagtaaagAATCCGAAGGTAAATTCCTCAGATGGGCGTGAATCAGAAAAGGACGGACCATCCCACGTAGCTGAACTAATAGGATTGGTCCATAGCCGCCTGGAGCAATTGGAGCAAGAGCGGGAGAAAcaaaaggaaaccgaaaggtaccttaaagaggagatggaacggcgaaaagagttagaaagaaaactcttacagctagaatcctccctcaagaaCTCCCGCGACGAAGGCGAAGATCAACTCCCGGGCGGAGAAGATcccttcagcgaggacataatgagggcaaaagttccaaggaacttcaaaagccctgatatggacctctatgatggaaccacggatccaaagcatcatctaagcaattttaaaagtcggatgtatctagccgatgcctccgacgctacgagatgcaaggcattcccgaccactttatcgaaagcagcgatgaagtggttcgatagcctccccccaagatccatcactagttttgaagacctctcaagaaaattcttgatgaggttctcaatccaaaaagataaagtaaaacatgcaccaagcctcctgggaataaaacaggaggtcggagagtctttacgagcctatatggaaaggttcaataaggcatgtttAGAGATCGAAGACCTGCCCACggaggcagtaataatggggttagtcaatggacttagagaaggtcccttctcacagtccatatctaaaagacaccccgtttctctaagcgatgtacaagaaagggtcgaaaagtacatcaacatggaagagaatgccaAACTAAGAGACCTGAGTTCGCGACCTGGACCCACTTCCTCCTCTagggagagagaaagggaagtcaaaaagaaggaagagctcggtctcgagaggcccaggaagtatcactcttatactcctctaaagacttctatagtggacgtatacagagaaatttgcaacactgaaaggctgccacccccaagacctattaaaaataaaaaagggggaagtcgcagcgagtattgcgagtaccataaaatatatggtcactccaccaacgactgttacgacctcaaaaatgtgatagaaaagctggctagagaaggtcggcttgacagatatctcatggagaggtcggacacccatggaaagagaaagcgagatgatatggacaggagagatcctccaccacagacccctgagagacacatccacatgatctcaggaggatttgcgggaggtggaatcaccaaatcttctcgcaaaagacatctcaaaagagtctatcagGTCGGGGATGAGGCACCCGACCTCCCACTATATCATTCacgaaagaagatgggcaagggataatccccgggcatgatgatcccgtggtgataactatgatcctagccaacgcccatctccacagaaccctagtagaccaaggaagctcggcggacatccttttcaagcccgccttcgacaagctagggttagatgaaaaagagttgagagcctaccccgacaccctcTACGGACtaggggatacgccaataaaaccactaggatttttaccccttcacaccacctttggaaaaggggaaaaatcaatgACTCTAagcatagacttcatagtcatcgatgaagggtcagcctacaatgccttaatcggcagaactacccttaatcgtcttggagcagtggtatcaactccccacctttgcatgaaattcccgactccaggaggaatagcaacggtaaggggagatcaaaaattggcaaggaagtgctataacgaaagcctaaatctgagagggaagggcaaagaagtccacaccatagagttAGGTGGCGCAAGAACCAGAGAAGAGCTACGACCCcagccgggaggaaaaaccgaggagatacaagtcggaggagaggaaggaaaaaacacttacataggagccaacctaggggaaaccctgaaACAAAGATTGGGCAAACTTCTAAgagctaattccgacctcttcgcctggaaggcttccgacattcccgggattgatcccgagctcatgtcccataGGCTCTCGGTTTACCCGGGGTCCCGACCTatacagcaaagaagacgcaagctcggcccagagcGAGCCTCAATAGTAGAggagcaagtacaggcgcttctggaagccggctttattagagaggtcaaatacccaacatggctagccaatgtagtgctagtcaaaaaacagaatggtaaatggagaatgtgcgtcgactataccgacttgaataaggcatgccctaaggacccttatcccctaccgagtattgataccctggtggactccagctctgggtaccaatacctatcgtttatggacgcctactcgggatataaccaaatcccgatgcatgaacccgaccaggagaaaacatcgttcatcacaccaagagccaactattgctacgtggtcatgccattcggactaaagaatgcaggagccacgtatcaaaggctgatgaacaaagtgttttccccccacctagggagcctaatggaggtatacgtcgacgacatgttagtaaaaaccaagcaagaagtcgacctcttaaccgacctctcacaagtcttcaacactataaggttgcatgggatgagactaaatcccgcaaaatgcgccttcgcagtagaagcagggaaatttctaggcttcatgctaacacaaagaaggattgaggccaatcccgacaaatgcagagccatcctagaaatgaagagcccgacttgtttaagagaggttcaacagctcaatggccgacttgcagccctctccagatttttggcaggatcggcactaaaatcccttccattattctccttattaaggaagggatgccaatttgaatggactccggaatgtgaggaggcgttccaagagttcaaaaaattcttaagccaacctcctatcttaacccgaccagtaccgggaaaagaccttgtcctatacctatccgtggcaaacagggctgtctcatcagccctgatcagagaagacgaggtcggtcaacacccggtctactttaccagtaaggttctacaaggtcctgagctaaggtaccacaaactatagaagtttgcctactccttagtgatagcctcacgaaggctacgaccttacttccaggcccatacaataagagtccgtacaaaccaacccatgaagcaaatcctccaaaagacggatgttgcagggagaatggttcaatgggcgatagagctctccgagttcgatctgagatatgaaactcggacagcaatcaaagcccaatgcctcgccgacttcattgcagaatatgcaggagaacaagaggaaaaaccgactacatgggaactctatgtagacggatcctccaacaaaacagggagcggcgcaggtataatattggtagatgaaaaaggaacccagatagaggtctccttaaaatttgaatttccggcttcaaacaatcaggcagaatatgaagccttgattgccggattaaagttagcagaagaagttggcgctacaaaggtgatgatctacagcgactcacaagtggtgacctcccaaataagtggagaatatcaggcgaaggaccccaatatgaagaaatacttggaaaaaaccttggaacaCCTTGGGCACTTTGCGGAAATCGAGGTTaagcacataactcgggatctaaatagcagagctgacgccctgtccaagttagcaagtaccaaacccggagggaacaacagaagcctgattcaagaaaCTCTCCAAGAGCCCTCAGTATCAAAAACAGAAGATGAACAAgaggtacttgaggtagtcggcctaaacctcggatggatgaatcccttagtcgaatacttgaaattcgacatcctccccaaagaggaaaaagaagctaaaaagatccgaagggaagcacaacattatactttggtgagaaatatcctttacagaagagggatatcaacaccattgttgaagtgcgtaccgacctcaagaaccaccgaggtgttggaggaagtacatagtggaatctgcggaaaccatcttGGAGCAAGGTCGCtggccaggaaagtaatccgagcaggattctattggccaaccttgcagaaagatgccacagactttgtga is a window encoding:
- the LOC130946505 gene encoding protein ALP1-like; its protein translation is MKIQTTFLHSTLLQMKNKNKNKKKTKNRHNYYSDIEEQSHPTRRKKPRATPGRLWVKDRSGAWWDECNSPEFPEQEFRKAFRMGRATFDSICDELNSVIAKEDTTLRNAIPVRQRVAVCLWRLATGDPLRIVSKRFGLGISTCHKLVLEVCSAIKTVLMPKYLQWPNEESLRKLKNEFESVSGIPNVVGSMYTSHVPIIAPKISVAAYFNKKHTERNQKTSYSITVQGVVDPKGVFTDVCIGWPGSMNDDQVLEKSALFQRANNGGLPKGVWIVGGSGYPLMDWVLVPYSQHNLTWTQHAFNDKIGEVQKIAKDAFERLKSRWCCLQKRTEVKLQDLPVLLGACCVLHNICELRDEEMDPDLKFHLVDDEMVPQVALRSMTSMKARDAIAHNLLHHGLAGISFFN